A genome region from Dickeya chrysanthemi NCPPB 402 includes the following:
- the hutC gene encoding histidine utilization repressor → MTDLQTASQLAAAMSDTPAPIYQRVKQAIISQIRSGAWQPHQRVPSESELVNELGVSRMTINRALRELTSEGFLVRMQGVGTFVAEQKAHTAMLEVHNIADEIAARGHRHGSRVLVLETLGADADQAAQLDIAPGQPLFHSQIVHYENDVPVQLEIRYVNPQVAPDYLQQDFTLDTPHSYLSRVAPLTAGEHRVEAVAAEPHQRNLLALGEQEPCLLIRRRTWHGSRVVTAARLFYPGSRYQLFGRF, encoded by the coding sequence TTGACCGACCTGCAAACCGCTTCCCAACTCGCTGCCGCGATGAGCGATACCCCTGCGCCAATCTACCAGCGGGTCAAACAGGCCATTATCAGCCAGATTCGCAGCGGCGCCTGGCAACCGCATCAGCGAGTACCGTCGGAAAGCGAGCTGGTCAACGAACTGGGCGTCAGCCGTATGACCATCAACCGGGCGTTGCGGGAGTTAACCAGCGAAGGGTTTCTGGTACGGATGCAGGGTGTAGGGACTTTTGTGGCGGAGCAGAAAGCGCATACCGCCATGCTGGAAGTGCACAACATCGCCGATGAAATCGCCGCCCGTGGTCATCGCCACGGCAGTCGGGTGCTGGTGCTGGAAACCCTCGGCGCCGATGCCGATCAAGCCGCGCAACTGGACATCGCCCCCGGCCAACCGCTGTTCCATTCGCAAATCGTGCATTATGAGAACGATGTGCCGGTACAACTGGAAATTCGTTACGTCAACCCGCAGGTGGCGCCGGACTACCTGCAACAGGATTTTACCCTGGATACGCCGCACAGCTACCTGAGCCGCGTCGCACCGCTGACCGCCGGCGAGCACCGGGTGGAGGCGGTCGCCGCCGAACCGCACCAGCGCAACCTGCTGGCGCTGGGCGAACAGGAACCCTGCCTGTTGATTCGCCGCCGCACCTGGCACGGCTCGCGGGTCGTCACCGCCGCACGGCTGTTTTACCCTGGTTCCCGTTATCAGCTATTCGGGCGTTTCTGA
- the hutH gene encoding histidine ammonia-lyase — protein MSQTRSYCLTPGAVDLATLRAIYRGNVALTLAEQARAAVAAAQETVQRIVRQDRVVYGINTGFGKLAQTRIPADRLAELQRNLVLSHSVGIGDLLPDDVVRLVMATKVISLARGHSGVRLQVIDTLLALFNAGVMPCIPEKGSVGASGDLAPLAHLSLLLLGEGLARVDGELIPAADGLARAGVEPLVLGPKEGLALLNGTQVSTALALRGLFEAENVFAAGLVAGALSLEAIKGSVKPFDTRIHQARGQQGQMAVAAAVSALLADSEILQSHAHCGRVQDPYSIRCVPQVMGACLDNLQHAARVLGIEANAASDNPLVFPETDEVISGGNFHAEPVAFAADIIALAVAEIGAIAERRMALLLDSTLSGLPPFLVTDGGVNSGFMIAQVTAAALASENKSLAHPGSVDSLPTSANQEDHVSMATYAARRLGSMCFNTATVVGIEAMAAAQGIDFHRPLKSSPLLERELAQVREQVAFLDHDRLMATDIDLMRRWAGRERWPSVITALLPSYAVEPASV, from the coding sequence ATGTCACAAACCCGAAGCTATTGCCTGACGCCCGGCGCAGTGGATCTCGCCACGCTGCGTGCTATTTATCGGGGAAACGTCGCGTTGACGCTGGCGGAACAGGCGCGCGCGGCGGTGGCGGCGGCGCAGGAAACGGTGCAGCGCATTGTGCGTCAGGACCGGGTGGTCTATGGCATCAACACCGGTTTCGGCAAGCTGGCCCAGACCCGCATTCCGGCCGACCGGCTGGCGGAGCTACAGCGTAATCTGGTGTTGTCGCACAGCGTCGGCATCGGCGATCTGCTGCCGGATGATGTGGTGCGTCTGGTGATGGCGACCAAGGTGATCAGTCTGGCGCGTGGTCACTCCGGGGTGCGGTTGCAGGTCATCGACACGCTGCTGGCGCTGTTCAACGCCGGCGTTATGCCTTGTATCCCGGAGAAAGGATCGGTGGGCGCCAGCGGTGATCTGGCGCCGCTGGCGCATTTATCGCTGCTGTTGTTGGGCGAAGGGCTGGCACGGGTCGACGGTGAGCTTATCCCGGCGGCCGACGGGCTGGCGCGGGCGGGCGTCGAACCGCTGGTGCTGGGGCCGAAAGAGGGGCTGGCGCTGCTCAACGGCACGCAGGTCTCCACCGCGCTGGCGCTGCGCGGGTTGTTCGAGGCCGAAAACGTGTTTGCCGCCGGATTGGTGGCCGGCGCGTTGTCGCTCGAGGCAATCAAAGGCTCGGTGAAGCCGTTCGATACCCGCATCCATCAGGCGCGCGGCCAGCAGGGGCAGATGGCGGTAGCGGCGGCGGTCAGCGCCTTGCTGGCGGACAGCGAGATTTTACAGTCACACGCTCACTGTGGCCGGGTGCAGGACCCGTACTCGATTCGTTGCGTGCCGCAGGTGATGGGCGCGTGTCTGGATAATTTGCAGCACGCCGCCCGCGTGCTGGGCATCGAAGCCAACGCCGCGTCGGATAATCCGCTGGTGTTTCCGGAAACCGACGAGGTGATCTCCGGCGGCAATTTCCACGCTGAGCCGGTGGCGTTCGCCGCCGACATCATCGCGCTGGCGGTGGCGGAAATCGGTGCCATTGCCGAACGGCGCATGGCGCTGCTGCTCGACAGCACGCTGTCCGGGTTGCCGCCGTTTCTGGTTACCGACGGCGGCGTCAACTCCGGTTTTATGATTGCCCAGGTCACTGCCGCCGCGCTGGCGTCGGAAAACAAGTCGCTGGCTCACCCCGGCAGCGTCGACAGCCTGCCGACCTCCGCCAATCAGGAAGATCATGTATCGATGGCGACCTACGCCGCCCGTCGGCTCGGCAGCATGTGCTTTAACACCGCCACCGTGGTGGGGATTGAAGCGATGGCCGCCGCGCAGGGTATCGACTTCCATCGCCCACTGAAAAGCTCGCCGTTGCTGGAGCGCGAACTGGCGCAGGTGCGTGAACAGGTGGCGTTTCTGGACCACGACCGCCTGATGGCCACAGATATTGACCTGATGCGCCGGTGGGCCGGCCGTGAGCGCTGGCCGTCCGTCATCACCGCATTGTTACCCAGTTATGCCGTTGAACCGGCTTCTGTTTGA
- the hutU gene encoding urocanate hydratase: MTTSSSTTSAVARIVRAPHGTELHCENWLIEAAYRMIQNNLDPDVAERPEDLVVYGGIGKAARNWACFDAILASLRQLKADETLLVQSGKPVGVFRTHGDAPRVLIANSNLVPHWATWEHFHELDKAGLMMYGQMTAGSWIYIGAQGIVQGTYETFAEAGRQHYHGDLSGKWILTAGLGGMGGAQPLAGVLAGASVLAVECQESRIDFRLRTRYLDYKAGNLDEALAIIADACAQKKAVSVGLLGNAAEVLPELVKRAKAGGMKPDIVTDQTSAHDPLNGYLPAGWSVARWQQERISKPEAVMKAACASMAVHVQAMLDFCHMGVPTVDYGNNIRQRAFDEGVRNAFDFPGFVPAYIRPLFCEGKGPFRWVALSGDPEDIYKTDAKLKALFPDNHHLHRWLDMARERIAFQGLPSRICWLGLGERHLAGLAFNEMVRNGELKAPIVIGRDHLDCGSVASPNRETEAMQDGSDAVSDWPLLNALLNTAGGATWVSLHHGGGVGMGFSQHAGMVIVCDGSEQADARLARVLWNDPATGVMRHADAGYEVATACAAEHRLNLPMVK, encoded by the coding sequence ATGACCACCTCTTCTTCAACGACGTCTGCTGTTGCCCGTATCGTCCGCGCGCCGCACGGTACCGAACTGCATTGTGAAAACTGGCTGATCGAAGCCGCCTACCGCATGATCCAGAACAACCTTGACCCGGATGTGGCCGAGCGTCCGGAGGATCTGGTGGTGTATGGCGGCATTGGCAAGGCCGCCCGCAACTGGGCGTGCTTCGACGCGATCCTTGCCAGCCTGCGCCAGTTGAAAGCGGATGAAACTCTGCTGGTGCAATCGGGCAAACCGGTCGGGGTGTTTCGCACCCACGGCGACGCCCCGCGCGTATTGATTGCCAACTCCAATCTGGTGCCGCATTGGGCCACCTGGGAACACTTCCATGAGCTGGATAAAGCCGGGCTGATGATGTACGGCCAGATGACCGCCGGATCGTGGATTTATATTGGCGCGCAGGGCATCGTGCAGGGGACTTATGAAACCTTCGCCGAAGCGGGTCGCCAGCACTATCACGGCGATCTGAGCGGCAAATGGATCCTCACCGCCGGTCTTGGCGGCATGGGCGGCGCGCAGCCGCTGGCCGGTGTACTGGCCGGTGCCAGCGTGCTGGCGGTAGAGTGTCAGGAGTCCCGCATCGATTTTCGGTTACGTACCCGTTATCTCGACTATAAAGCCGGCAACCTTGACGAGGCGTTGGCGATCATCGCCGATGCCTGCGCGCAGAAGAAAGCCGTTTCCGTCGGCCTGCTCGGCAACGCCGCCGAGGTGCTGCCGGAACTGGTGAAACGCGCCAAAGCAGGCGGCATGAAACCGGATATCGTCACCGACCAGACCTCCGCTCATGACCCGCTCAACGGCTACCTGCCGGCTGGCTGGAGCGTGGCGCGCTGGCAGCAGGAACGTATCAGCAAGCCGGAGGCGGTAATGAAAGCCGCCTGCGCCTCGATGGCGGTGCATGTGCAGGCGATGCTGGATTTTTGCCACATGGGCGTGCCCACCGTGGATTACGGCAACAATATCCGGCAGCGTGCGTTTGATGAAGGTGTACGTAACGCCTTTGATTTCCCCGGCTTCGTCCCGGCCTATATCCGCCCGCTGTTTTGCGAAGGCAAAGGGCCGTTCCGTTGGGTGGCGCTGTCCGGCGACCCGGAAGATATCTACAAAACCGACGCCAAACTGAAAGCACTGTTCCCGGATAATCATCACCTGCACCGCTGGCTGGACATGGCGCGCGAGCGCATCGCCTTTCAGGGGTTGCCGTCGCGCATTTGCTGGCTGGGGCTGGGAGAACGGCATCTGGCCGGGCTGGCGTTCAACGAGATGGTGCGTAACGGTGAGCTGAAAGCGCCGATCGTTATCGGCCGCGACCATCTGGATTGCGGCTCGGTGGCGTCGCCTAACCGGGAAACGGAAGCGATGCAGGACGGCTCGGACGCGGTATCCGACTGGCCGTTGCTCAACGCGCTGCTGAACACGGCGGGCGGTGCTACCTGGGTGAGTTTGCACCACGGCGGTGGCGTCGGCATGGGCTTTTCCCAACATGCCGGGATGGTGATCGTCTGCGACGGCAGCGAACAGGCCGATGCCCGGCTGGCGCGGGTACTGTGGAACGACCCGGCCACCGGCGTGATGCGCCACGCCGACGCCGGTTACGAGGTTGCCACCGCCTGTGCGGCAGAGCATCGGTTGAATTTGCCGATGGTGAAATAG
- a CDS encoding YkgJ family cysteine cluster protein, producing the protein MDTAFSCVGCGKCCTGHHVPLTLAEAKEWAQDGGQIIVLAEGFLHNGIGIPPEQRQHAQLRSCDVISGDTRAFISIIFATYNPATCRHLDDDMRCRIYERRPLVCRIYPMEINPHIPLRQINKDCPPEAWQQGAALIVSDRLVDAETQALIERSRQADREDIYFKASICNWLGIATSALKGDGFTAYLPDMTAFMSALELAGQFSAEEHAEASLSRAWQFHVSGEDVLETVKQAGAEAVTGPSQYYGFIGFSAA; encoded by the coding sequence ATGGATACAGCATTTTCCTGTGTGGGGTGCGGCAAATGCTGCACGGGTCACCATGTTCCCCTGACCCTGGCTGAAGCAAAAGAGTGGGCGCAGGACGGTGGGCAAATCATCGTTCTGGCGGAAGGGTTTTTGCATAACGGTATAGGTATTCCGCCCGAGCAGCGGCAACATGCGCAGTTACGTTCCTGTGATGTGATCAGTGGCGATACCCGGGCGTTCATCTCCATTATCTTCGCGACTTACAATCCGGCTACCTGCCGACATCTGGATGACGATATGCGTTGCCGGATCTATGAGCGGCGTCCGCTGGTGTGCCGCATTTACCCGATGGAGATTAACCCGCATATTCCGCTACGACAGATCAACAAAGATTGCCCGCCGGAAGCCTGGCAGCAGGGTGCGGCGCTGATTGTGTCGGACCGGCTGGTGGATGCCGAAACGCAGGCGCTGATTGAACGTTCCCGGCAGGCGGACCGCGAGGATATCTACTTTAAAGCGTCGATTTGCAACTGGCTGGGGATCGCCACCAGCGCGCTGAAAGGTGATGGTTTCACCGCCTATCTGCCGGACATGACGGCCTTTATGTCGGCGCTGGAACTGGCCGGGCAATTCAGCGCCGAAGAGCATGCCGAAGCGTCGCTCAGCCGGGCATGGCAGTTCCACGTTTCCGGCGAGGACGTGCTGGAAACAGTGAAACAGGCCGGTGCCGAGGCGGTAACTGGGCCGTCTCAGTATTATGGTTTTATCGGTTTTAGTGCCGCCTGA